A single genomic interval of Lewinellaceae bacterium harbors:
- a CDS encoding HlyD family secretion protein: MKGRKIILYLLLLIAVCFGGYKGYQVYQHHQAYEITDDAAIDGHIVPVTSRIGGYIQVVNVSENQETHSGNLLVAIDSLDLVTRTHQAEAALEGAKAQLAVTKANLNAAIQARKSAEVALELPRTNIWKAESDFNRYNELYAQNLATPQQIDQYKAGLETAKSQLSIAQQAVASANEQVQTAQAQIKVAEANILLREKDIESAKLQLTYTRIYAPVDGIVSKDNIQPGQFIQPGQPLMSLVEHQNVWITANFKETQLPGIEIGNEVNIEVDAFPELKVTGEVESIGAATGSKFSLIPPDNATGNFVKMVQRVPVRIAIHHNEETLSKLKPGMSVNVEVKR, from the coding sequence ATGAAAGGAAGAAAAATCATTTTGTACCTCCTGCTGCTCATTGCAGTGTGTTTCGGTGGTTATAAAGGATACCAGGTCTATCAGCACCATCAGGCCTACGAGATCACCGATGATGCAGCTATTGATGGACACATCGTACCGGTCACCTCACGAATCGGCGGATATATCCAGGTGGTCAATGTTTCTGAGAATCAGGAAACACATTCCGGCAATTTGCTCGTAGCCATTGATAGTCTGGATCTGGTCACCCGTACGCATCAGGCCGAGGCTGCACTGGAGGGAGCGAAGGCGCAGCTGGCTGTAACCAAAGCAAACCTGAATGCAGCAATTCAGGCCAGGAAAAGCGCTGAAGTAGCTTTAGAGTTACCGCGAACCAATATCTGGAAAGCCGAGAGCGATTTCAACCGGTACAACGAATTGTATGCACAAAACCTGGCCACCCCACAACAAATTGATCAATACAAAGCCGGCCTGGAAACCGCCAAGTCCCAGCTGTCCATTGCCCAGCAGGCCGTCGCCTCAGCCAATGAGCAAGTTCAGACCGCCCAGGCGCAGATCAAAGTTGCTGAAGCCAATATTTTACTTCGGGAAAAAGACATTGAGAGTGCCAAACTGCAACTGACCTATACGCGGATCTATGCACCGGTTGATGGTATCGTATCCAAGGACAATATCCAGCCGGGACAATTCATCCAGCCGGGACAACCGCTCATGTCGCTGGTTGAACATCAGAATGTATGGATCACAGCCAACTTTAAAGAAACCCAGCTGCCAGGTATTGAAATCGGGAATGAAGTCAACATCGAAGTGGATGCTTTTCCAGAGCTCAAAGTGACGGGTGAAGTAGAGTCCATCGGTGCCGCCACCGGATCCAAGTTTTCATTGATACCTCCGGATAATGCAACGGGCAATTTTGTCAAGATGGTACAGCGGGTCCCGGTCCGCATTGCCATTCACCACAATGAAGAGACACTGAGCAAGCTCAAACCAGGTATGAGTGTCAATGTGGAGGTGAAAAGATAA
- a CDS encoding DHA2 family efflux MFS transporter permease subunit: MQEKTPNKWIVVVTVISAALLQLIDSSIVNVTLPQMMGNLGATLGDISWVVTAYTGANVIMITLSGWLSSKLGRKNYFTASIILFTIASVFCGNATTVAQLIVFRIIQGIGGGGLLATAQAILVDTFPREELGKANAIFGMGVIIGPSIGPTLGGYITDQLSWNWVFYINIPVGIIAAILSFLYIRESEHRLQTGRMDWLAIALLIVTIGSLQVVLEKGESEDWFETRYITYLSIAAVLAGIIFIWRQLTVKDPILNLRLMKNRQYAIGCVFSLVQGVGLYASVFVIPVFLQTMLGYSAVETGLILLPGSLAAGLMMPVVATVMRKNWLSPVVLAGIGFSLFVYFVWRLSSMNLNTGASDFFWPLILRGIGLGMLFIPLLTLTIFPLHNRDVPQGTALMTTLRQLGGAFGIAGATTFIGTRSLEHFNRLSEHLSIYDQTTYDRLRAMIGLFVSKGADPSTAQAQSLLALKGSLFQQAMILTYNDVFLIVGVFFALCIPLLVLFKTKKSDKSSTAKGPELELALE; this comes from the coding sequence ATGCAGGAAAAGACTCCAAATAAATGGATCGTGGTGGTCACGGTCATTTCAGCGGCGTTATTGCAACTGATTGACTCGTCCATCGTTAACGTCACGCTACCCCAGATGATGGGCAATCTTGGTGCAACCCTGGGTGATATCTCATGGGTGGTCACCGCTTACACCGGTGCCAATGTCATCATGATCACCTTGTCCGGTTGGTTGAGTTCAAAACTGGGCCGGAAAAATTATTTCACAGCATCCATCATCTTATTCACCATCGCTTCGGTGTTTTGCGGCAACGCCACCACAGTCGCTCAACTGATCGTTTTCCGGATCATACAAGGCATCGGTGGCGGCGGGCTGCTGGCTACTGCCCAGGCCATTCTGGTTGACACATTCCCCCGTGAGGAGCTGGGCAAAGCGAACGCCATATTCGGGATGGGGGTGATCATAGGACCTTCTATAGGCCCTACCCTGGGTGGTTACATCACCGACCAACTATCGTGGAACTGGGTATTCTACATCAATATTCCGGTAGGCATCATAGCGGCAATCCTCTCATTCCTCTACATCCGCGAATCCGAACACCGGCTACAAACAGGAAGAATGGACTGGCTGGCGATCGCGTTGCTGATAGTAACCATTGGTTCATTGCAGGTGGTGCTGGAAAAGGGAGAATCGGAGGATTGGTTTGAGACCCGCTACATCACGTACCTGTCCATTGCTGCGGTGTTAGCCGGCATCATATTCATTTGGCGACAGCTGACAGTAAAGGACCCGATCCTGAATCTGCGACTGATGAAAAACCGGCAATATGCCATTGGCTGTGTTTTTTCACTGGTACAGGGAGTGGGGCTTTACGCCTCTGTGTTCGTCATCCCTGTATTCCTGCAGACCATGCTGGGGTATTCGGCGGTTGAAACCGGTTTGATCCTGCTACCCGGTAGTCTGGCCGCAGGACTGATGATGCCGGTCGTTGCTACCGTTATGCGCAAAAACTGGTTGTCACCGGTTGTCCTGGCCGGTATTGGATTCAGTTTATTCGTCTATTTCGTATGGCGACTTTCAAGCATGAATCTCAACACGGGTGCATCCGACTTTTTCTGGCCTTTGATCCTGCGTGGGATCGGGCTGGGGATGTTGTTTATCCCTTTGCTGACGCTGACCATTTTTCCGCTCCACAACCGTGATGTACCGCAGGGTACCGCATTGATGACAACCCTGAGGCAGCTTGGAGGTGCATTTGGTATTGCGGGAGCCACCACCTTTATAGGAACACGCAGCCTGGAACATTTCAATCGATTAAGTGAGCATCTTTCCATTTACGATCAGACCACTTATGACCGCCTGCGGGCCATGATCGGATTATTTGTTTCCAAAGGTGCAGATCCATCCACCGCTCAGGCTCAATCCTTACTGGCACTGAAAGGCAGCCTATTTCAACAGGCCATGATCCTGACCTACAATGATGTTTTTTTGATCGTGGGTGTATTCTTTGCCCTGTGTATTCCTCTTTTGGTGCTGTTTAAGACTAAAAAATCAGACAAATCTTCAACCGCTAAAGGTCCTGAACTGGAATTAGCGCTTGAGTAA
- a CDS encoding TolC family protein gives MKKFILFPIILIPFIIGAQNGAYDLKSCIDQALNNSPLLKNAQLDLAIHENDRATLRTKLLPHIDGEMDFIHNYNIQRIILENGAIPAFTNPSQPDGEVIAFQLQLRNTLSPSIHLNQLLYDKSLFETLKSDTIQNTLLKQKTEKSKTDIAVAVTKAYYSILISQEQLDYLQNNLERVQTMRSNTESRVKSGIARPIDVQRIQVAVNNMQAEIERAQQNVALSKSMLAQLMHLSPDTNIELADQLDESQLIEILPQSDAIQYGKRAEYSMLQTQKRLIESGLTIEKAGYYPRIYGYAVTGYNPSATDFYNLFQASRFYNYTMIGVHMSVPIYHGDEKRYKLNKYLLQEQKIENSLTEIKELIDYQTEQARIKYDHSLVAIKIQKENLTLAEENTAAIKVENEKGISATIDVLNSETDLRLAQTNYYNALFQAIMAKVDYDQAVGNINY, from the coding sequence ATGAAAAAATTCATTCTATTTCCCATAATCCTGATTCCCTTTATCATCGGCGCTCAAAACGGGGCCTACGATCTAAAGTCGTGCATTGACCAGGCTTTGAATAATAGTCCGTTGTTGAAAAATGCCCAGCTGGACCTGGCCATTCATGAAAACGACCGGGCCACCCTGCGCACGAAGTTATTACCACACATTGATGGTGAAATGGATTTTATCCATAATTACAACATCCAGCGTATTATCCTGGAAAATGGAGCGATTCCTGCATTTACCAACCCTTCCCAACCGGATGGAGAAGTGATTGCATTTCAGTTGCAATTACGTAATACCCTTTCGCCCAGCATTCACTTAAATCAACTGCTTTACGATAAATCCCTTTTTGAAACCCTGAAATCCGATACGATCCAAAATACGTTGCTCAAACAAAAAACGGAGAAAAGCAAAACAGATATCGCGGTAGCGGTAACCAAGGCTTATTATTCCATTTTAATCAGTCAAGAGCAACTGGATTATCTGCAAAATAATTTAGAGCGGGTGCAAACCATGCGATCGAATACGGAGTCCCGTGTTAAATCCGGAATCGCCCGCCCCATTGATGTTCAGCGCATTCAGGTTGCCGTAAATAATATGCAAGCAGAAATTGAACGGGCACAACAAAATGTCGCATTAAGCAAATCCATGCTGGCCCAGCTCATGCATTTAAGTCCGGATACGAATATCGAGCTGGCCGACCAACTGGACGAGTCACAACTGATCGAAATATTGCCCCAGAGCGATGCCATTCAATACGGGAAGCGGGCAGAATATTCGATGTTGCAAACACAGAAACGATTGATAGAAAGTGGATTGACCATTGAAAAAGCAGGATATTATCCACGTATTTATGGTTATGCTGTGACCGGATACAACCCGTCGGCAACGGATTTTTACAATTTATTTCAAGCATCAAGATTTTACAATTATACCATGATCGGCGTTCACATGAGCGTACCCATCTACCATGGAGATGAAAAAAGGTATAAACTGAATAAATATTTACTGCAGGAGCAAAAAATAGAAAATAGTCTGACCGAAATAAAAGAGTTGATCGATTATCAAACCGAACAAGCCCGGATAAAATACGATCACAGTTTAGTTGCCATTAAAATCCAAAAAGAAAATTTAACGCTCGCCGAAGAAAATACAGCAGCAATAAAAGTTGAAAACGAAAAAGGGATCTCCGCTACCATCGACGTATTAAATTCAGAAACCGACTTACGCCTGGCTCAAACCAATTATTATAACGCGTTGTTTCAGGCAATCATGGCAAAAGTAGACTACGACCAGGCGGTAGGAAATATCAATTACTGA
- a CDS encoding PKD domain-containing protein, protein MKHLYVLGLISFILFTHFSSPNRSPESDHSADLNTNGSTIIRAIPAIQPAVDAGYYFTTSHLSVTFTDTSAGPPTSWLWDFGDGNTSTQQNPSYNYANPGTYKVCLTVLDASTVDSVCHTVIVTCPNPESILSFSGSGSMVNFVDLSTETPSSWLWDFGDGNISTQQNPTHTFSSNGVYKVCSTVTNECGTDSSCAMVIIPACDLRVDPLIVSNESAPGANDGTLMVSAVSTYTPITFTLSGPVNAMNGTGSFTSLPPGNYSIQVADVNVTSPCIVDSSFSIQAFDCGLDPDFTVDKTDQCNGNPIQFAAMATGATSYLWDFGDGDTSTVQNPLHIYQDTGTFSVILTVSNGSCSEMITKPDLIVVTQPIARFTVNPDCGFSTPHTVFFTDYSILPDTWFWDFGDGNTSTAQNPIHTYTSYGAFRVALTVTDTVNGCQSAFSDSVLVGGLFADFSAFPLSGCGPLTVNFDDTITAFSNYPAIRWVWDFGDGGSSDLPNPSHTYETPGDYTVTLTVFNSFGCSDYKIKTNYVQVIGPDVAFSADTTQSCGSLMVQFTDLTMSNASITDWLWDFGDGSSSTIQNPSHTYTSLDSFDVTLTITDMDGCMRSLTQSAFIDTRALCSPYVCNLTCPNDTIINLDPFGCEVMLPSYAVEDSCLSFLDLISGQLPGTPFPIGTTANEVVLTDPFGFSDTCRFSITVIENGSVNPIQNTAKRAAAGLACHDQVTISLGQECSRLVTARDVLITSGAGCIDRYNCFLTDPRTGQTISGNLLSLDHAGRELTYVVQEIETGNKCWGVIHVENKLPPQLLCVNDTISCLQMGEHEDLVVITNPCTDYPSKEEVLEKQWTDLGCDDREFIGYLARRVRATDVWGNYMECRDTLFVRKETIDSLVCGPDTVIECNLVRQLPNGTWVDLLWNSGAKGDTYLDAQGYAHPWPTNAAGVFPAPYLKSTQPGQDPGYLLPGRSDAGPDFTNSGKCQIVFDYDDHLIPTCGKAYKIRRTWHVYDWCGGGDTTCVQWFIVEDHFPPRVMTSMLDDARRYYPDIIDFNKLNSSPFVFPEAKNINVNADPHDCKAGVQLPDVREFVERSPGQYTYYECDDELELYYEVSYSDPGHPGKELYIQGNYDIDGGHLYLPAGLHPVLWTIRDRCWNEFKIWQMVYVYDNTPPVPVCDEITQVTLDPQQCWARVYAKDLDDGSHDNCCDQLHFAVANMDSVTYWDNYWHEYFLNCFGESDYNANKEGYDAFIEDWINSYVFDDYIDVTECGSEQLVLRVYEACGLPAYDPHTFFGGEHQWYWFNHSPLFLINYLWKLDEYIHYGNPRYRFVCDDGNFGFDIPVNPRTHIFEHIDSNPELTEGGYSACNLFTSSGSRFEYIAPFLTEILVPASWNLCDWVLTTNDAINDWRKRVFEPYRTEAEITKNLNLKSLYYTPVKYSDCMIEVRKDDKTPPVVVAPEDVTVYCDGVPYYWELTKSYAGGSKTNIIQGYGAQFTHDVCWNEDVLTSYCTDPFVSDPKPALPSAEVDNNTTACCVEIPWDGGDFGYYGGSVCGEYSYAGGVNCDEYSYWYHDHNWQPIYCRLWLMLDKYDNPDGGHPDPQSYFDETAEDWVITDNCWAPETEVEYSGSLNECGVGTLTKMVTATDKCGNTAYDTQTLYVKPRSDFEVIFPADVVVNCTDQANLAADRTGAGYPEISDDDCELIGVTYSDERYDVTEGCYKILRTWKLIDWCVYSPDLHSRYPDVIVDDRLVASESRCCIHRNLKDDGDGYMTYLQVIKVIDDEAPVIVCNELAETCILDNNCDAATVRYELLASGTDNCAAEDEIQYRYTVLADETTPVAYGQGHELTAELAVGTYGVWLVGKDRCGNEDSCYTTFTIRDCKNPTPYCYHGIATVVMSPSGEVEVWATDFDAGSYDNCTTADNLILSFTEDGETPSITFTCADIPDGRSQEIEVEIWVIDEAGNKDFCTTTLLLQDNTGNACQDSSPLTESGSGVASPGQKVKGEGIKTPELYQNTPNPFSGETKIGFWLPESMTATLKIMDVTGKELYRVTGSYSGGNHLITLEAGSIPEVRGVLFYQLETEQGVLNKRMVKVN, encoded by the coding sequence ATGAAGCATTTATATGTACTGGGATTGATTTCCTTCATTTTATTTACCCATTTTTCGAGTCCCAATCGTTCACCGGAATCCGATCATTCTGCAGATTTAAATACAAATGGTTCCACCATCATCCGTGCCATTCCTGCCATTCAACCAGCAGTAGATGCCGGATATTATTTTACTACGTCTCATTTATCCGTAACATTTACTGACACATCCGCCGGACCTCCTACCAGTTGGTTGTGGGATTTTGGTGATGGGAATACCTCCACCCAACAAAATCCTTCTTACAATTACGCAAACCCAGGGACCTATAAGGTTTGTTTGACAGTACTTGACGCTTCCACAGTGGATTCAGTTTGCCATACGGTCATTGTTACCTGCCCGAACCCTGAGTCCATTTTAAGTTTTTCCGGGAGCGGTTCCATGGTTAATTTTGTCGACCTTTCTACCGAAACTCCTTCCTCTTGGTTGTGGGATTTTGGAGACGGTAATATATCCACGCAACAGAATCCAACCCACACGTTTAGCTCAAATGGAGTTTACAAGGTTTGTTCTACAGTTACCAATGAATGTGGAACCGATTCATCCTGTGCAATGGTGATTATACCCGCCTGTGATTTGAGGGTGGATCCATTAATTGTATCCAATGAATCAGCTCCCGGTGCCAATGATGGTACATTGATGGTTTCGGCAGTAAGCACCTATACACCGATCACTTTTACACTATCAGGCCCGGTGAATGCAATGAATGGTACGGGGAGTTTCACCAGTTTACCTCCCGGTAATTATTCGATACAGGTTGCCGACGTCAATGTGACCAGCCCTTGTATTGTTGATTCTTCCTTCTCTATTCAAGCATTTGATTGTGGACTTGATCCGGATTTTACGGTGGATAAGACTGATCAGTGCAATGGTAATCCCATCCAGTTTGCAGCTATGGCAACCGGCGCGACCAGCTACCTATGGGATTTCGGAGATGGAGACACCTCAACCGTCCAAAATCCATTGCATATCTACCAGGATACCGGGACTTTCTCGGTTATTTTAACCGTGTCCAACGGTTCCTGCTCTGAGATGATCACCAAACCCGACCTGATTGTAGTCACTCAGCCCATTGCCAGATTTACCGTAAATCCGGATTGTGGATTCAGCACCCCTCATACAGTATTTTTTACCGATTACTCTATTTTGCCTGATACGTGGTTTTGGGACTTTGGTGATGGCAATACCTCCACCGCTCAAAACCCCATTCATACCTATACTTCATATGGAGCGTTTAGGGTAGCCTTGACGGTGACCGATACGGTCAATGGTTGCCAATCCGCTTTTTCGGACTCCGTTCTTGTTGGAGGGTTATTTGCGGATTTTTCGGCATTCCCCCTTTCCGGATGTGGCCCATTAACCGTGAATTTTGATGATACAATTACAGCCTTTAGCAATTATCCGGCGATCCGGTGGGTATGGGATTTTGGAGATGGTGGCAGTTCAGATTTGCCAAACCCTTCCCACACATATGAAACACCCGGAGATTATACCGTCACACTTACTGTCTTTAACTCTTTTGGTTGTTCGGATTATAAAATCAAAACCAATTATGTGCAGGTGATTGGTCCTGATGTGGCTTTTAGTGCAGATACCACCCAGTCCTGTGGTTCACTGATGGTCCAATTTACAGACTTAACGATGTCTAACGCTTCAATCACCGATTGGCTGTGGGATTTCGGTGACGGAAGTTCATCAACCATACAAAATCCTTCCCATACCTATACAAGCCTTGATAGCTTCGATGTTACACTGACCATCACCGATATGGATGGCTGTATGCGTAGTCTGACTCAGTCCGCCTTTATTGATACGAGAGCGCTTTGTTCTCCCTACGTTTGCAATTTGACGTGTCCAAATGATACGATTATCAACCTCGATCCATTTGGTTGCGAAGTGATGTTACCCTCCTATGCTGTAGAAGACTCCTGCTTGTCCTTTCTCGACCTGATCAGCGGACAGTTACCAGGAACCCCATTTCCTATCGGAACAACTGCCAATGAAGTCGTATTGACCGATCCGTTTGGGTTTAGTGATACCTGCCGCTTTTCGATAACGGTCATAGAGAACGGCTCTGTGAACCCAATTCAGAATACGGCCAAACGGGCGGCTGCAGGTCTTGCCTGCCATGACCAGGTAACCATTAGCCTGGGGCAGGAATGTTCGCGGCTGGTAACAGCCCGCGATGTTTTAATCACATCGGGAGCAGGCTGCATTGACCGCTATAACTGCTTTCTTACTGATCCACGAACCGGGCAAACCATTTCAGGCAATTTATTAAGTCTGGATCATGCCGGTCGTGAGTTGACCTATGTTGTCCAGGAGATTGAGACTGGAAATAAATGCTGGGGGGTTATCCATGTAGAGAATAAATTACCTCCACAGCTTTTATGTGTGAATGATACCATCAGCTGTTTGCAGATGGGTGAACATGAAGATCTGGTTGTCATTACCAATCCCTGTACGGACTATCCCTCAAAAGAAGAAGTCCTGGAAAAGCAGTGGACAGACCTTGGCTGTGATGACCGGGAGTTCATTGGATACCTGGCTCGGAGGGTACGTGCGACTGATGTGTGGGGCAACTACATGGAATGCCGGGATACGCTGTTTGTACGCAAAGAGACCATCGACAGCCTGGTCTGCGGCCCGGACACCGTGATCGAGTGCAATCTGGTGCGCCAACTTCCAAACGGGACCTGGGTGGATCTGCTATGGAACAGCGGCGCGAAAGGGGACACGTATCTGGATGCTCAGGGCTATGCCCACCCCTGGCCCACCAATGCTGCTGGAGTTTTTCCGGCCCCTTATCTGAAGAGTACACAACCGGGGCAGGATCCGGGCTATTTATTACCCGGGCGGTCGGATGCCGGACCTGACTTTACCAACAGTGGAAAATGTCAGATCGTCTTTGACTACGATGACCACCTGATACCCACCTGTGGAAAAGCGTATAAAATCCGCAGGACCTGGCATGTATATGACTGGTGCGGAGGTGGCGATACGACCTGCGTGCAGTGGTTTATCGTCGAGGACCATTTTCCACCCCGGGTGATGACCTCCATGTTGGATGATGCCAGGCGGTATTATCCGGACATTATCGACTTTAATAAACTCAACAGCAGCCCTTTCGTATTTCCGGAAGCTAAAAATATCAATGTTAATGCAGATCCCCATGACTGTAAGGCAGGAGTGCAACTCCCTGACGTGCGAGAATTCGTGGAGCGGAGCCCAGGGCAATACACGTATTACGAATGCGATGACGAGCTGGAGCTGTACTACGAAGTGAGTTACAGTGATCCCGGACACCCGGGAAAAGAGTTGTATATACAGGGTAATTACGATATTGACGGAGGACATTTATACCTTCCTGCTGGATTGCATCCGGTATTATGGACCATTCGTGACCGGTGTTGGAATGAGTTTAAAATCTGGCAAATGGTCTATGTATACGACAATACACCGCCGGTTCCGGTATGCGATGAGATTACGCAAGTGACCCTGGACCCACAACAATGCTGGGCCCGGGTTTATGCAAAAGACCTGGACGATGGCAGCCACGACAACTGTTGTGATCAATTGCATTTTGCGGTGGCCAATATGGACAGCGTGACCTACTGGGACAACTACTGGCACGAATACTTCCTTAATTGTTTTGGTGAAAGCGACTATAATGCCAACAAAGAGGGATATGATGCCTTCATTGAAGATTGGATCAATTCTTACGTTTTCGACGATTACATTGATGTGACAGAATGTGGCAGTGAGCAGTTGGTCCTGCGGGTGTATGAAGCTTGTGGCCTTCCTGCCTATGACCCGCATACCTTTTTCGGAGGGGAACATCAATGGTATTGGTTTAATCATTCCCCATTATTTCTGATTAACTATTTGTGGAAATTGGATGAATACATCCATTATGGCAACCCTCGATATCGATTTGTTTGCGATGATGGAAATTTCGGATTTGATATTCCGGTTAATCCGAGGACCCATATCTTTGAACACATCGATAGCAATCCTGAACTTACTGAGGGAGGTTATTCCGCTTGTAATTTATTTACGTCAAGTGGCTCACGATTTGAATACATAGCGCCATTTTTAACTGAAATACTTGTTCCCGCATCCTGGAACCTTTGCGATTGGGTGCTAACGACCAATGATGCCATCAATGATTGGAGGAAAAGGGTATTTGAACCTTACCGGACGGAAGCGGAGATTACCAAGAATTTGAATTTAAAATCGCTCTATTACACGCCCGTGAAATACAGCGACTGCATGATTGAAGTGCGCAAGGACGACAAGACTCCGCCAGTGGTAGTAGCGCCTGAGGATGTAACCGTTTATTGCGATGGTGTTCCATATTATTGGGAACTCACAAAGAGCTATGCAGGCGGATCCAAAACAAACATCATCCAGGGCTACGGGGCACAGTTTACCCATGATGTGTGCTGGAATGAGGATGTGCTCACCAGCTATTGTACCGATCCCTTTGTTTCCGATCCTAAACCGGCGTTGCCAAGCGCAGAAGTTGACAACAATACCACAGCCTGCTGCGTTGAGATCCCGTGGGATGGCGGGGACTTCGGCTACTACGGTGGCTCGGTCTGCGGGGAATACAGTTATGCCGGCGGCGTCAACTGCGATGAATACAGTTACTGGTATCACGATCACAACTGGCAGCCGATCTACTGCCGGCTGTGGCTGATGCTGGATAAATACGACAACCCGGACGGTGGACACCCGGATCCACAAAGCTACTTTGATGAGACGGCGGAAGACTGGGTGATCACGGACAACTGCTGGGCGCCGGAAACGGAAGTGGAATACAGTGGCAGCCTGAACGAATGTGGGGTAGGGACGCTGACCAAGATGGTGACGGCTACCGACAAATGTGGCAACACAGCGTACGACACGCAGACGCTGTATGTCAAACCACGTTCCGACTTTGAAGTGATCTTCCCGGCAGATGTAGTGGTGAACTGCACCGACCAGGCCAATCTGGCAGCAGACCGCACGGGAGCGGGTTATCCGGAGATCAGCGACGACGACTGTGAGCTGATCGGGGTGACGTACTCGGATGAGCGCTACGATGTGACGGAAGGCTGCTATAAGATCTTAAGGACATGGAAGCTGATCGACTGGTGTGTTTATTCACCGGACCTGCACAGCCGCTATCCGGATGTGATCGTCGACGACCGGTTGGTAGCGAGTGAGAGCAGATGCTGCATCCACCGCAACCTGAAGGATGACGGCGATGGTTACATGACGTACCTGCAGGTGATCAAGGTGATCGACGACGAAGCGCCGGTGATTGTATGCAATGAGCTGGCTGAGACCTGCATCCTGGACAACAACTGCGATGCAGCGACGGTACGGTACGAATTACTGGCTTCGGGCACGGATAATTGTGCGGCTGAAGATGAGATCCAGTACCGCTACACGGTATTGGCCGATGAGACCACTCCGGTAGCTTACGGACAAGGCCATGAATTAACAGCAGAACTGGCGGTAGGCACCTATGGTGTCTGGCTGGTAGGTAAGGACCGCTGCGGAAACGAGGACAGCTGTTATACAACCTTCACGATCAGAGACTGCAAGAACCCAACTCCTTATTGCTACCATGGCATCGCTACAGTGGTGATGAGTCCTTCGGGCGAGGTCGAGGTATGGGCTACGGACTTTGATGCGGGCAGCTACGACAACTGTACGACAGCCGATAACCTGATCCTGAGCTTCACGGAAGACGGAGAGACACCAAGCATAACCTTCACCTGTGCGGACATCCCAGACGGACGTTCCCAGGAGATCGAAGTGGAGATCTGGGTGATCGACGAAGCGGGTAACAAGGACTTCTGCACAACGACGTTGTTGCTGCAGGACAACACCGGTAATGCCTGCCAGGACAGCAGTCCATTGACAGAGTCGGGATCCGGAGTAGCATCTCCGGGGCAAAAGGTAAAGGGTGAAGGGATAAAGACGCCTGAACTGTATCAGAATACGCCGAACCCGTTCAGTGGGGAGACGAAGATCGGCTTCTGGTTGCCGGAAAGCATGACAGCCACGCTGAAGATCATGGATGTGACAGGTAAGGAGCTCTACCGGGTGACCGGTAGTTATTCAGGAGGAAATCATCTGATTACACTGGAAGCTGGTAGCATCCCGGAAGTGAGGGGAGTACTGTTCTATCAACTGGAAACGGAGCAAGGCGTATTGAATAAACGCATGGTGAAGGTGAATTAA
- a CDS encoding TetR/AcrR family transcriptional regulator, producing the protein MVNNEKTEIVESILTAAKARLVAYGLDKTTMNEIADDIGMSKASLYYYFANKDDLFRAVIQSEHKQFIEKQNAHLSTGLSAHQLLEDYADQRLKFFQDLLNINKLSLNLIHKSKPVFTPLFELFRQKEILLAKQILEKGIQNGEFQSLDVAQYAELFIDLIQGLRRNFTLKKDLINISTEDYQLLYQQYQMLVEIFCKGIKCQS; encoded by the coding sequence ATGGTCAATAACGAAAAGACTGAAATCGTGGAATCCATCCTGACAGCGGCAAAAGCCCGCCTGGTGGCCTATGGCCTGGACAAAACGACGATGAATGAAATAGCCGACGATATCGGAATGTCCAAAGCCTCCCTGTATTATTACTTCGCCAACAAAGACGATCTTTTCCGGGCTGTTATACAGAGCGAGCACAAGCAATTCATCGAAAAACAAAATGCACATCTGAGCACCGGATTGAGTGCCCATCAGCTTTTGGAAGACTATGCAGACCAGCGGCTCAAATTTTTTCAAGACCTATTGAATATCAATAAACTTAGTTTGAATTTGATCCACAAATCCAAACCTGTTTTCACCCCATTATTTGAGTTATTCCGCCAAAAAGAAATATTACTGGCCAAACAAATTCTTGAAAAAGGGATCCAGAATGGAGAATTCCAGTCCCTGGATGTGGCTCAATATGCAGAATTATTCATCGATTTGATCCAGGGCTTACGTCGCAATTTCACATTAAAAAAAGATTTAATCAACATTTCCACGGAGGACTATCAATTGTTGTATCAGCAATATCAAATGCTGGTTGAAATCTTCTGTAAGGGAATAAAATGTCAATCATGA